A window of the Butyricimonas virosa genome harbors these coding sequences:
- a CDS encoding exodeoxyribonuclease III — protein sequence MKIITYNVNGLRAALSKGFTQWLEEEQPDVVCLQETKAQPDQIPTLEFEALGYRSYFFSAKKKGYSGVAILTRVEPDHVEYGMGIPAYDDEGRFIRADYGDLSVVSVYHPSGTTGDARQAFKMKWLEDFQYYIGELKKVRPNLILCGDYNICHRPIDIHDPVRNATNSGFLPEEREWIGGFIDTGFIDTFRYFHPEEAGKYSWWSYRFNARANNKGWRIDYCMASESLKSRLKDAYILPEVYHSDHCPCVLEIGEV from the coding sequence ATGAAAATTATAACTTATAACGTGAATGGGTTGAGGGCTGCCTTGTCAAAAGGTTTTACACAATGGTTGGAGGAAGAACAACCGGATGTTGTGTGTTTACAGGAAACGAAAGCTCAGCCAGATCAAATACCTACACTGGAATTCGAGGCGTTAGGCTACAGATCATACTTCTTTTCTGCCAAGAAAAAGGGGTATAGCGGGGTTGCCATCTTAACTCGTGTGGAACCCGATCACGTGGAGTACGGGATGGGTATTCCGGCTTATGACGACGAGGGGCGTTTTATCCGTGCCGATTACGGTGATCTTTCTGTGGTGAGTGTGTACCATCCGTCCGGGACTACCGGCGACGCTCGGCAAGCATTTAAGATGAAATGGTTGGAGGATTTTCAATATTATATTGGGGAGTTGAAAAAGGTACGGCCGAATCTGATCTTGTGCGGGGACTACAACATATGTCACCGACCGATAGATATTCACGATCCGGTGCGGAATGCCACGAATAGCGGCTTCTTACCGGAAGAACGGGAATGGATTGGGGGATTTATCGATACTGGTTTTATTGATACGTTCCGTTACTTCCACCCCGAGGAGGCCGGGAAATATTCCTGGTGGAGTTACCGGTTTAACGCCCGGGCAAATAACAAGGGATGGCGTATTGATTATTGTATGGCGAGTGAGAGCCTCAAGTCTCGATTGAAAGATGCTTATATCTTGCCGGAGGTGTATCACTCGGATCATTGTCCTTGTGTGCTGGAAATAGGGGAGGTTTAA
- the gpmA gene encoding 2,3-diphosphoglycerate-dependent phosphoglycerate mutase produces the protein MYKLILVRHGESVWNKENRFTGWTDVDLSERGEQEARRAGELIKKHDLFFDVAYSSVLKRAIRTQHILAEVADRVWVPEVHHWRLNERHYGALQGLNKAETAKKYGEEQVHIWRRSFDVTPPLLEPDDSRCAVFEDKYRDVDPAVLPLGESLALTITRVLPFWQDYIAPSLLSGKTVLVTAHGNSLRALIKYLDDISDEEIVKLEIPTGIPQLYELDEQLHPLSREYLE, from the coding sequence ATGTACAAGTTGATATTGGTACGGCATGGGGAGAGTGTTTGGAACAAGGAAAACAGGTTTACCGGGTGGACGGATGTCGACTTGAGTGAACGGGGCGAACAGGAAGCACGTCGGGCGGGAGAGCTGATTAAGAAACATGATCTTTTCTTTGATGTAGCTTACTCTTCCGTGTTGAAACGTGCGATTCGTACGCAGCATATTTTGGCAGAAGTTGCCGATCGGGTGTGGGTACCCGAAGTTCATCACTGGCGTTTGAACGAGCGACATTACGGGGCATTACAGGGATTAAATAAAGCGGAGACGGCAAAGAAATACGGGGAGGAGCAGGTGCATATTTGGCGAAGGAGTTTTGATGTGACACCACCATTGTTGGAGCCGGATGATTCTCGTTGTGCCGTTTTCGAGGATAAGTACAGGGATGTTGATCCGGCCGTTCTTCCTTTGGGGGAATCGTTGGCATTGACGATCACGCGAGTTCTCCCGTTTTGGCAGGATTATATCGCACCTTCATTGCTTTCGGGGAAGACCGTCTTGGTAACGGCCCACGGGAATAGTCTGCGGGCGTTAATCAAGTATCTGGATGACATCAGTGACGAGGAGATTGTCAAACTGGAGATACCGACGGGAATCCCCCAGTTGTACGAGTTGGATGAGCAATTACATCCCCTGTCTCGTGAATATTTGGAATAG
- a CDS encoding DUF2786 domain-containing protein has translation MERITDKLKKLLALAERGCGGEAENARRLLEEHLRKYGMTLEDICENKTSRRTFKYRNKEERTIIIQVFLSVLGSKSEAFKGATYNASKKTIYIDLTDLEYAEISDMVAFFKSQFNKEKKRLMKDILYAFVKKHNIFDCTPNDDDEASNKEIDLEELMRILSLSNGMEDVTYRKAISNK, from the coding sequence ATGGAAAGAATTACGGACAAACTCAAAAAACTTCTCGCTCTCGCAGAACGGGGATGCGGTGGGGAGGCAGAGAACGCCCGCCGTCTTCTTGAAGAACACCTGAGAAAATACGGTATGACGCTTGAAGACATCTGCGAAAACAAGACTTCACGCAGGACATTCAAGTATAGGAACAAAGAAGAACGCACGATTATCATTCAAGTCTTTCTATCGGTTCTTGGCAGCAAGAGTGAAGCATTTAAGGGGGCAACTTACAATGCTTCAAAGAAGACAATCTACATAGACCTGACAGACTTGGAATATGCCGAAATATCCGACATGGTTGCGTTCTTCAAGTCTCAGTTCAACAAAGAGAAAAAACGTCTGATGAAAGACATTCTCTATGCCTTCGTCAAAAAACACAACATCTTTGACTGCACCCCTAATGATGATGACGAGGCAAGCAACAAGGAAATAGACCTTGAAGAACTCATGCGCATTTTATCCCTATCAAATGGTATGGAAGACGTGACATACAGAAAAGCAATTTCAAACAAATGA
- a CDS encoding helix-turn-helix domain-containing protein — translation MEITLEQLNEKIDNLSRLTLISSKTVLDFEETILFTGLSKGHLYRLTSNRQIPYFKKNRKLYFKKSELEEWMLERRIPTEEEIQSQATTYLATHKI, via the coding sequence ATGGAAATCACTTTGGAACAACTCAACGAAAAGATAGACAACCTTTCACGGTTGACGCTTATCAGTTCAAAAACGGTTCTTGACTTTGAAGAAACGATTCTGTTCACGGGATTGAGCAAAGGACACCTTTACCGCCTGACAAGCAACCGACAAATACCATACTTCAAGAAAAACCGCAAACTATATTTCAAGAAGTCTGAATTGGAAGAATGGATGCTTGAACGGCGCATACCGACAGAAGAAGAAATTCAAAGTCAGGCTACAACATATTTAGCAACCCATAAAATTTAA
- a CDS encoding DUF3575 domain-containing protein, whose translation MMRKVIIVAGLILFMVIGRSHGQEKEFYNAPLLGMKTNTLYWLTTTINIGAEIGLGKNTTIDLLGTYNPWSFGDNKKIKHWLVQPEFRYWTCERFNGHFWGLHAFYGEFNMGGIKMLGLRKYRYEGTLYGAGIAYGHQWIIGKRWNLETTIGVGYARIEYDKYEYQTRGPYIKKGTKDYIGPTKVGINFIYIIK comes from the coding sequence ATGATGAGGAAAGTAATAATCGTAGCAGGTCTGATTCTATTTATGGTGATTGGCAGGTCTCACGGACAAGAAAAAGAGTTTTACAACGCACCTCTACTAGGAATGAAAACCAACACTCTTTACTGGTTGACAACCACGATTAACATCGGGGCAGAAATCGGACTGGGTAAAAACACAACGATAGATTTACTAGGAACTTATAACCCCTGGAGTTTTGGAGATAACAAAAAAATAAAGCATTGGTTGGTACAACCGGAGTTTCGCTACTGGACCTGCGAACGCTTCAATGGCCATTTCTGGGGATTACACGCTTTTTACGGCGAGTTTAACATGGGCGGGATCAAGATGCTTGGATTAAGAAAATACCGTTACGAGGGGACCCTTTACGGGGCCGGTATCGCATACGGGCACCAATGGATTATCGGGAAGCGATGGAACCTGGAAACCACGATCGGGGTAGGCTATGCACGAATCGAATATGACAAATATGAATACCAAACCCGTGGACCGTATATTAAAAAGGGGACGAAAGATTATATCGGCCCCACGAAAGTAGGGATCAATTTTATATATATTATAAAGTAA
- a CDS encoding HU family DNA-binding protein — MNKRELIEKVAEKNGTSKVEAAKAVNAVIGAMAETLKKGEKISLLELGSFAIRERKERNGYNPNSKENMVIPAKKVVKFSIGK; from the coding sequence ATGAACAAACGAGAATTAATTGAAAAAGTAGCTGAAAAAAACGGAACCAGTAAGGTTGAAGCGGCTAAAGCTGTAAACGCTGTGATCGGGGCCATGGCTGAAACGTTGAAAAAAGGTGAAAAAATATCCTTGTTGGAACTGGGGTCTTTCGCCATCAGAGAACGTAAGGAACGCAACGGTTATAACCCGAATAGCAAGGAAAACATGGTGATTCCGGCTAAGAAAGTAGTTAAGTTTTCTATAGGAAAGTAA
- a CDS encoding DUF3868 domain-containing protein produces MKRAFIYTIFLLTAGVFFTELKAQEVYLGEVKIIQNRFEQRGDSVYIEMNMNLNGLPVHKNQSFILTPVVETEKASEELPSIVINGKRREKAYQRSLAFNHGRPPFPIYTTVIVNQWSRERIAYNVVIPYETWMKDAKLNLRENFCECGGEKRLISIKMLAQTIKLENQEDTIVEMVSIKKEEDEKNTYYKEGSAYLDFPLNQTHILPDFRGNQKELDKIRGILDSITSNPDYEITGIYLTGYASPEGSYAQNEVLSRDRTRALRDYLRCRYSFPANLYHVDWRGEDWIGLKRLILLYGMPNEEQVLSIMDNYNVFEGREKRLMDLNNGKPYRYMMKHFFPELRRVDYKITYKIIK; encoded by the coding sequence ATGAAAAGAGCGTTTATATATACCATATTCTTGTTGACAGCCGGAGTGTTCTTCACGGAACTCAAAGCTCAGGAAGTATATTTGGGAGAGGTGAAAATTATACAAAATCGTTTCGAGCAGCGGGGAGACAGCGTTTATATCGAAATGAACATGAATTTGAACGGTTTACCTGTACATAAAAACCAGTCTTTCATCCTGACCCCGGTGGTTGAAACCGAAAAAGCATCCGAGGAACTCCCGTCAATCGTGATTAACGGGAAAAGACGGGAAAAAGCCTATCAACGGTCATTGGCTTTCAATCACGGGCGTCCTCCTTTCCCGATCTACACGACGGTCATCGTTAACCAATGGAGCCGGGAAAGAATCGCCTATAACGTGGTCATTCCTTACGAAACGTGGATGAAAGACGCAAAACTGAATTTACGGGAAAACTTCTGTGAATGTGGCGGGGAAAAACGTTTGATTTCCATCAAGATGCTAGCACAAACCATCAAGTTGGAAAACCAAGAGGATACGATCGTAGAGATGGTTTCGATCAAGAAAGAAGAAGACGAAAAAAACACATACTACAAAGAAGGTTCAGCATACCTGGATTTTCCACTAAACCAAACTCATATTCTCCCGGATTTCAGAGGAAATCAGAAGGAACTGGACAAAATAAGGGGAATTCTTGATTCCATCACGAGCAATCCCGACTACGAGATCACGGGAATTTACCTCACCGGCTACGCATCACCAGAGGGATCTTACGCACAGAACGAGGTGTTATCCAGAGATCGCACAAGAGCGCTAAGAGATTACTTGCGCTGCAGGTATTCATTCCCGGCAAACCTTTATCACGTGGATTGGCGAGGAGAAGACTGGATCGGGTTAAAGAGATTGATTCTCCTGTACGGAATGCCAAATGAAGAGCAAGTACTATCGATTATGGACAACTATAACGTGTTTGAAGGAAGAGAAAAACGCCTCATGGATTTGAACAACGGGAAACCCTACAGGTACATGATGAAACATTTCTTCCCGGAATTGAGACGAGTGGATTACAAAATCACATACAAGATAATTAAATAA
- a CDS encoding site-specific integrase: protein MGKSKEPIRLRQRKTASGNITLYLDIYLNGKRSYEYLKLYLIPEANRKDKEKNRQTLQLAEAIKAKRVVELQNGEYGFNAAYKLETNFLDYYRAMCEKRHGNPESRGNWGNWYSCLKHLERYCKPNTTFKDITPEWIIGFREHLDKNARCRDKRKIITTEEVTKPLSQNSKVSYFNKLRACINQAFEDRIIPHNPLRGIEGFKQAETERSYLTLEEVKAMAAAHCKYPALKNAFMFSCLTGLRKSDIEKLRWREVQQQGDFTRIIFKQKKTGGQEYLDINKQAVQYMGIRREPDDRVFVGFKYSAYLIAELRMWANRAGITKDITFHSGRHTFAVLMLDLGADIYTVQKLLGHKELSTTQIYAKILDKKKQEAVAMIPDIFGADDNKE from the coding sequence ATGGGAAAATCGAAAGAACCGATAAGGCTCAGACAGAGAAAGACCGCTTCGGGGAATATCACGTTATACCTCGACATCTACCTGAACGGGAAAAGGTCTTATGAATACTTGAAACTCTATCTTATCCCTGAAGCGAACAGAAAGGATAAGGAGAAGAACCGTCAGACGCTTCAACTCGCCGAGGCGATAAAAGCCAAGCGGGTTGTTGAACTTCAAAACGGAGAATACGGTTTTAACGCCGCCTACAAACTTGAAACGAACTTTCTTGACTATTACCGGGCTATGTGCGAGAAACGTCACGGCAACCCCGAGAGCCGGGGAAACTGGGGTAATTGGTATAGCTGCCTCAAACACCTTGAACGGTATTGCAAGCCTAACACCACATTCAAGGACATAACACCTGAATGGATAATCGGTTTTCGTGAACACCTTGACAAGAACGCCCGTTGCAGAGACAAACGGAAGATTATCACAACGGAAGAAGTGACAAAGCCGCTTTCACAAAACAGCAAGGTCAGTTACTTCAACAAACTCCGTGCCTGTATCAACCAAGCATTTGAAGACAGGATAATACCGCATAACCCACTTCGTGGCATTGAGGGTTTCAAACAAGCTGAAACGGAAAGAAGTTATCTGACATTGGAAGAAGTCAAGGCTATGGCTGCTGCCCATTGCAAATACCCAGCCTTGAAAAATGCGTTCATGTTCTCATGCCTGACAGGTCTTCGCAAATCAGACATTGAGAAACTCCGTTGGCGTGAAGTTCAGCAGCAAGGAGACTTTACCCGGATAATCTTCAAACAGAAGAAGACGGGCGGGCAAGAATACCTTGACATCAATAAACAAGCGGTTCAATACATGGGGATTCGCCGTGAACCTGATGACCGGGTTTTTGTCGGTTTCAAATACAGTGCCTATTTGATAGCTGAGTTAAGAATGTGGGCAAACAGGGCGGGAATAACAAAAGACATCACGTTCCATTCAGGGCGGCACACATTCGCTGTCCTAATGCTTGACCTCGGCGCAGACATTTACACAGTTCAGAAACTTCTCGGGCACAAGGAGCTTTCTACAACACAGATTTATGCGAAAATCCTTGATAAGAAAAAGCAGGAGGCGGTTGCGATGATACCCGATATTTTCGGGGCTGATGACAACAAGGAATAA